A region from the Drosophila mauritiana strain mau12 chromosome 2L, ASM438214v1, whole genome shotgun sequence genome encodes:
- the LOC117136304 gene encoding uncharacterized protein LOC117136304: MMCKKLTLLCSLLVLMLIVKEITPRVEFTNLKCRSVNKEIAEFTQCTLKSINRTYKYISGRVTLYKLPITKARVNFGLYKRFNGYRPFLYNQTIDACHFFKHQKANPVAKYFFDMIKEFSNLNHSCPYNSDIIVEKLTTDTVNHHVTKILPYPEGDYMLETHWMLNDIFCGVIQVYLTLF; the protein is encoded by the exons ATGATGTGCAAAAAGCTAACTTTATTATGTTCTTTACTGGTGCTTATGTTAATAGTAAAAGAG ATAACACCCCGAGTGGAGTTTACGAACTTGAAGTGTAGGTCAGTGAACAAAGAAATTGCGGAATTTACGCAATGCACTCTGAAATCGATAAATcgaacatataaatatatttcggGAAGGGTAACCCTGTATAAACTGCCAATTACCAAAGCACGG GTCAACTTTGGATTGTACAAAAGGTTTAATGGTTACAGGCCATTTCTATACAATCAAACCATAGATGCTTGCCATTTTTTCAAACATCAAAAGGCAAATCCCGTAGCAAAGTATTTCTTTGACATGATTAAGGAGTTTTCCAACTTAAACCACTCCTGTCCatataat AGCGATATTATTGTGGAAAAACTTACCACCGATACGGTTAATCACCATGTTACGAAAATTCTCCCTTACCCGGAAGGTGATTACATGTTAGAGACTCATTGGATGCTAAATGATATTTTTTGCGGAGTAATTCAAGTGTATCTAACTCTGTTCTAA